The DNA sequence GAGTGTGATTGTGCCGGGTAATGTGACACCGAGAGCGAAAATCAAGAACTTCGGCACCAATGCCCAGTCCAACATTCCAGTTTACTGCTGGATTGATTCGGCCGGAACAAGAGTCTACGAGCAGAGTGCTACCTATGCCGGACCGCTGGCACCTGGTGCGACCGCGGATGTGGACTTTTCACCTCAGTGGCGGGCGGTAGGTGGAACCTACAATGTTACCATGTTTACCGACCTCCCCGGCGATGAATCGCGGGCTAACGATACCCTGCGCGGGACAACTCAGGTGATGCAGTATTCAATCGACTGGTATCAGAGCGATACCATCCAGCCTGACCGGGTAAGCCGGACCGCCTGTGTTAATGATGCTCAGGGCAGGCTGCATGTCATCTGCGGTAACTGCTTTGTTCATACATCACATCCTTCGGATATGATTTATGATACCGTAACTCATACCTGGTCAACCGGACTGACTCATCCCGCTGGCGGTGGTGTGGGTGTTCACAATCACGATGCAGTGCGGATCAATGATGTAATCTGGGTTGGTGGCGGCAGTTCCGGCTCGGGTTTCTACAACAACCTTACGAAACTGGATCTTGGTGCCAATACCTGGACTTCTGCAACCGCGATGCCGCAGTCCAATCTGCTTTACTACGCGTTTGGCGAGTATGCGGACTCCGGCTGGGTTTACTGCTTCGGCGGTTCACCGGATGGTACCGGCGGACCGATCAACAACTGTTACCGGTATGACCCGAACACTAATGCCTGGACCGCAATGGCGAATATGCCTGAAGCGCGGCGCAATCCCATGGTTGCCCGGGTTGGTGATACCATCTATGTGATTGGCGGTATGTCAACCAATGATTACACATCAACCCGCGGGACGGTGTGGAAGTACTCGGTACTCGGCAATACCTGGACCGTGGCAACTGATTCCATGCCGGACCGGCTGGGCTGGGGCAGGGCGGTTACCTACTCCTATTCTGGCGGAACCTTTATCTATGTGTTCGGCGGCTATCGGGCGGGCACGATTGTTAATACCTGCTGGCGGTATGATGTCAACAGCCACACCTGGACTCAGGACCGGGCGCTGTTGACCGCAACCCGTTCGCACGGCGGTTCAATCTCAGGTAACTTCATCTGGGTGGCAGGCGGTTATAACACATCTCCTGGAATTCTGCCCAATGTCCAGAAGGGTGTTATTGCCCTGACCGGCGTTGAGGAAGGCAAGCCGACTGTCAACTGGGAAGGGATTGAGAGCGTCAGGCCGACGCTGGTCCGTGATTTCTGCCGGATCAGTTACAGCTTGCCGGCGCGCAGCAATGTCAATCTGAGTGTATATGATGCGACCGGCTCACTGGTGCGCACGCTGGTTGACGGCACGGTAGCTGCAGGAAATCAGACGGTGACCTGGGACCGCCGGGATGCGGCGGGCAGGCGGGTTGCTGCCGGGACCTACTTCTACCGGCTGACCATCAACGGCAACTCGGTTTCCGCCAAGGCGTTGCTTCTGCAGTAACCGCTTCCCCGGATAAGAGCGAAGGGGCTGCCTTTCGGCAGCCCCTTCTGTTTTTACTCCAGCGGCAGGGCTCGAACCTGCGACCCTCCGGTTAACAGCCGGATGCTCTACCCATTGAGCTACGCTGGAATCTGATAAAATATATCAAAGAGAAAAATACAAATCAAGTTCAGCGCACAAGAGCAAATCTGGCGATTGACCGTCCAAATGTGGTTTCCAGCACCGCCAGATAGATTCCGGAGCCGGCAGGTTTCCCGGACTCATTCAACCCGTCCCAGCAGGCATTAATTCCTTCCAGTTCTTCAGAAGCAAAGTATCGTCCCGGAGTCGGCATTCTGGCGGTGTTGAGCTGAACCGTTTTTACCCTGACACCGCTGGTAGTGTAGATGGTGATCCGGGCGTCCGGAGTGACCCGGCTGAGATTAAGGGCAAAGTAAACCTTCAGGTTTTCCCCGGTAACAAACGGGTTGGGGTAAATGAGTGCGATCCGGTCCTGCGGGCTGGGCTGTGTCCTGGGTGATGGCGGGAATCTGCTGAACGCGGAGTCAACACGGGGCACCCCATAACCGAAGGTGCAGCTTTTCACTGCCCGGCTGGCGGTTGTGTAAAGCGCCACCCGGATTGATTCCGCATTCCATTCGGGGTGTGCCTCCTTGAGCAGGGCACAGCAGCCGGCGATCAGGGCGGTGGCACAGGAGGTACCGACGCTGCCTTCAAGGAAGTTTTCCGAATCCGGTGCCGCAACCGCAACGGTATCTGCCAGCGCTACCAGATCGGGTTTGATTCTGCCGTCAGCGGTCGGTCCGGTACCGGTTCCGCGCCAGGGGGTAAGGTTCTTCTCAACCCCACCGCAGGTGATGACGCCTTCGGCATCGCCAGGTGCGGTGATATACGGCCGGGGCCAGGGATATTCGGTTGTGTCACGGTTGCCCATCGCGGTGACGATTACCAGCCCGCGGCGTGCTGCCAGCTCGCAGGCAATTGAGATCGGTGCGGTTCTGCCGTCAAAATGCTCGTCCCGGTACCAGCCCCGATAGCCGAGCGATGTGGAAACAATATCCGCACCGCACTTTTCCGCCCACTCCAGCGCCTGAATATAGGTATCCTCCTCCATGTTATATTCATATCCCCGGTTGCCGGAAGTCTTGTAATATTCGGTTTTGGCGACAATCAGGTCGACTCCGGGTGCGATGCCCATCATGGAATAGGGCTGATAACCGGCGATCAGTGAAGCCATTCTGGTGCCGTGATTGGGCTGGTCATAGGAGAACTTCAGTGTGTCCGAATCTTCCCAGACCGCGATTTCATCACCCCGGCGGAACCAGAGGATGGAACTGTTGTCCGGGGCAGCCACTGGGGAATAGCAGAAACCGAGCGTATCAACCGGTTCTGTATCACGCCAGCTCATTCCCAAGTCCGGAGTTGTCCGCTGATAGAGCATACCGCCGGATTCGTAAACAAGGGTCAGACCATTGCTGGTGTGGCTCAGGGTATAATCCCCGAAGGAGCTGGCGGAGTCAATGGTCAGCGGAGAGGACCAGGTGGCGCCGAAGTCCGTTGAGCGGAGCAGATTCAATTTTGTCCGGACCGGGTTGCTTTGATCCTGATAAACAAGGAGGCGCAGAGAATCGTGATTTTTTATGGTAAACAGTCTGATGTGTCCGGCACTGCCGGCAATCAGTTCTCCATCGGGATTGAAGCTGACACCGCCATCAGTGGAATAAAACTGCCGGACCCGGCCGGTATTTTTCTCCCGGACAAGGAGGTTGATTCTGCCCTCAGGTCCGGCGCTGAGCTGGGGCTCGGTGAGCGGCTGGTCATGGGTGATTTCGGTATAGAGCAGCCAGTTTGGGGCAGGAGTGGTAATGAGCGCCTTGCGAAGGGAGATTACGGAATCGCTTTTCAGCCAGGCGGCATAAAGGGTGTCGGCGTAAATTGCCAAACTTGGATGCCTGCCTGTGCCGAGTGTCTGCCGGTTCTGCCAGCGGTCATTAATGAAATAACCGAGATAACAGGTGGGCGCAGCACCGGGATGCAGATCAACCTCATTAAACGCCAGATAAAATACCGAATCCCGGCAGTCCAGCTGCAGATTTTCATAAGTGTAGTAATAAGGCCGGGAAACTGCCACCGGCTGCGGCTGGCTCCAGTTTTCTCCCCGGTCAGCAGAAAATGTGAAGAAGACCGCCCGTGCGGGCAGACCGTAGGTGTAATTGAAACTGTCAGCAACAAAGGCAAGCAGGGTGAGACTGCCGTTGTCGCCCAGTGCCGGGTCCTTGACCAGACCAAGGTAGCGCAGTCGGGGTATAACTTCAGCTTCTGCTCCTGCATGCCGGATATAAAAATTGTCACCGGACAGAAAGTCATACTGCCGCCAGATCCGCAGCCGCCGGACCGCCTGGTTCTTGAGCTTCAGCCCGGTGTCAAAGAGCGCCAGTTTCACACCGGTGCCGAACCATCCCTGATAAAAAAGTTTCGGCACTCCCAGCATCTGCGCCTGATCCCAGGCAGCACCGTAGAACCGGTGGGCATCAGCGGTGTCAAGGGACCGGTAGTTGCGATGTGATTCCGGCTGGGTAAGCGGGACGGTCAGGTCAAAGGCGGTTTCAGTTTTCCGGGCAACAGGACGGATATCATAAACATAGGGAAGCTGGTAAATTCTCGATACCAGCTCCGGTGGCATTTCAAAGCTGGCAGCATTCAGCCAGCGGGACACGGTGCGCAGCCGGGCGCCCAGCGCCTCAATTTCCCGAATGTAATCCTGCCGGACCGGCAGGTCATCAAAGTCAAAGCCGGCAACCGGTTCCCGTGCCCGGCGCTGGAGCTGGGACAGGGATGCGGTCCGGTAGAGGTCAGCAAGCGCCTGCTGATACTGGGACTGATTGAATATTCCCTTGTCCGTGAAAAAAACCCAGACCCGGCTGGGGGAGATTTCCGGCGGTGCGGATTTCACCGGAATGCGCACCAGTTCAACTGTCGCCGGAAGGAAAAGCAGCAGGAAAAGATGCATTAATTATATACCCCGCGCAGGAATTGAACCTGCAACCCACGGATTAAGAATCCGTTGCTCTGCCAGGTTGAGCTAGCGGGGCACAAATTACCATTTTTCATCTGCGCCCGGCGCGACTCGAACGCGCAGCCTACGGGTTCGAAGCCCGGCGCTCTATCCAGTTGAGCTACGGACGCATGCATTCAGGGTGAGTGAGGGGACTCGAACCCCCAACATCCTGAGCCACAGTCAGGTGCTCTAACCGAATTGAGCTACACTCACCGTGCGACTCAATTTTTCTTCAGTATAGCAATTTCCCGACCGTTTGTCCACTCTTGCATTGCGGGAATTCGATGGTAATATCTTCGGCGGGAAAATCAAAGAAAGGAGTAAGTTGATGAGTCAGACCAGGCCAATGAGGAAGATACTGGTGACCGGCGCAGTCGGTCAGATCGGCTCCGAGCTGACGCTGGCGCTCCGTCAGCGCTACGGAGCGGAGAATGTGATCGCCACCGGCAGAAAGACCCAGCCGAGCAGGGAGCTCCTGGAGTCCGGGCCATTCTACTTTATCGATGTAGCAAAGCGGGAGACGATTGAGGAGGTGGTGAGAAAGCACAACATTGACACCATCTTTCACCTGGCGGCGATTCTGTCCGCTGCCGGCGAAAAGAACCCCCAGCTCGCCTGGGATGTGAATATCAACGGGCTCTACAATGTGCTCGAGGTGGCACGCGAACACAATATGGCGCGGGTGATTGTGCCCAGCTCAATTGCGGTCTTCGGACCTGAGACCCCGCGCCAGAATACCCCGAACGAGACGATTCTCAAGCCGAGAACAATGTATGGAATCACCAAGGTAGCGGGTGAACTGCTGGGTGATTACTACTTCCGGCGTTTCGGTCTGGATGTGCGCGGACTGCGCTATCCGGGCATCATCTCCAATGTCACCCTGCCGGGTGGCGGTACCACCGATTATGCAGTTGAGATCTTCTACGCCGCAATCAAATTCCGGCGCTACAAGTGTTTCCTCCGGGAAGATACCCGGTTGCCGATGATGTACATGCCTGACTGCATCAAGTCAACAATCATGCTTGCTGAGGCACCGCTGGAAAAGCTCAAGCACCACTGCGACTTCAATGTCACCGCCATGAGCTTCTCGGCGGGTGAGCTTGCTGCCGAGATCAGAAAGCACATCCCGGATTTTGAAGTCACCTACGAACCCGATTTCCGTCAGCAGATCGCCGACTCCTGGCCCGAGTCGATTGACGATTCGGCTGCCCGGGAGGAGTGGGGCTGGAAACCGGATTATGACCTGCCGGCAATGGTTAAGGACATGCTTGAGGTGCTGGGCAGAAGGCATAAGGAGGGGAAACTGGGCTGGCCCCCGGAAGGGGCATAGCTCTGACTGATGGAGGACATCCGCAAACAGCGGCCTGAGGGTTCGATTCCGATTGACAAGGTCGGGGTCAAGAACCTGCGCTATCCGATCGTCCTTCTGGACAGGGCGCACAAGCGTCAGCACACGATCGCCACGATCAGCATGTTTGTTGACCTGCCCAAGGAGCAGCGCGGTACCTTCATGGGCAGGTTTGTTGAGATCCTCAACCGCTATCACCGGGAGATTGATGTCCACAGGCTGGGCACAATTCTCAGGGAGATGCGGGAACGGCTCGGCGCCAACTCCGCCCATCTGGAGATGGAGTTTCCCTACTTTGTGGAGAAGTGTGCACCGGTATCCGGGGTCCGTTCCCAGATGGACTACCGGTGCTGGATCAGCGCCAGCCTGAGCGACCGGTTTATGCTCCGGCTCGGGGTGGCGGTGCCGGTAACGACCCTGTGTCCCTGTTCAAGGGAGATGTCCGGCAGAGGCGGGCACAACCAGCGGGCAGAGATCCGGGCGGTCGTGGAGTTCAAGGGGTTTGTCTGGATTGAGGACCTGATTGATCTTCTCGAGGAGTGCGGCTCAAGCGAGGTGTATTCACTGCTGGAGCGGGAGGATGAGAAGCACCTCACCGCTCAGGCGCTGGACAACCCGGCGTTTGTTGAGGATGTGGTGCGCAAGGTGGCACAGCGGCTTGATGCCCATCCCCAGATCACCGGTTATGAGGTGGAGGTGGAGAGTTTTGAATCCATCCACCACCACGAAGCCTATGCCTATATCAACCGCTTCCGCTCGGGATGAAGACCCTGCTCGTTGACTGCTACCTCAAGGATGCCGAGTCCCGGCTCGTTTATTACCGGCAGATGATTCAGCCCTGGTCCGAGATTTCTGAGATAAAGCTCGCGGAGCTGAAACCGGGGCTTGACTTTACTCAATACGATGCGGTGGTGCTCACCGGTTCCCAGTGGATGCTTTCGGAAAGGGATGTGCCCGAACCGGTTAAGGCGGTGCTCCGCCAGCTGCTCCTGCCGGTGCTCGGCATCTGCTTCGGTCACCAGCTCCTTGCCCGCTCCTTCGGTGCGGAGGTCAAAAGCGGGCCGGAATTCATCGACCGGATGGAGCGGATCCGGTTTCAGCCCTGGCGCCTGTTTGCCGGGCTGGCGCCGGAGGCGGAGATGCGGGAGAGCCACCGGGAATATGTCACCCCGGAATCGCTCGAACGGATGGGCTGGGAGATCGGTGCGGTTTCTTCTTCCTGTCCGGTTGAGGCGATAAGGCATCCCCGGCTCCCGCTCTACGGTGTTCAGTTCCATCCGGAGCGGTCAGAAATAAATGGCGAAATACTGTTCCGCAACTTCTACGAGATCGTCAAATCAGTCCGCACCGGCCAGGGCTGACGCAGACACAGCAAAGAGATTTCTCCGCTCCGGTTGAGATGATCCTTTCTGTCATTCCGAGTGGAGCGAAGCGGAATCGAGGAATCCCTTTTTTCTTCTTCCGTCATTCCGAGCCTGTTGAGGAATCTCCTTCAAGAGATTTCTCGACTCCGCCCTTCGGGCTCCGCTCGAAATGACCGAAAGGGAAGTCATTCCGCGCCTGTCGAGGAATCGCTTTTAAGGGATTTCTCCACTGCGGTCGAAATGACGAAAAGGGAAGTCATTCCGGGCTTGTCGAGGAATCTCTTTTAAGCGATTTCTCCACTCCGCCTCGCTCTGCTCGGCTCCGGTCGAAATGACCGAAAAAAAATGTGCCTGCGGCTTCGCTCCGGTCGAAATGACCCTTACTTGTCATTCCGGGTGGAGCGAAGTGGAAGCGGTGAATCTCCTTTTTCTCAGACTGAGAGGGATTTCTCGACTGCGCTCGAAATGACCCAAACAGGTTACTGCGGTCGGATAGACCTCTGCGGGTCGTTCCATGCCTTTCTTTTATTGTCATTCCGAGTGAAGCGAAGCGGAATCGAGGAATCTCTCTTTTCTTCTTCCGTCATTCCGCGCCTGTCGAGGAATCTTCTTCAAGAGATTTCTCGACTCCGCCCTTCGGGCTCCGCTCGAAATGACCGTTTTATTATTGTGTCATTCCGGGCGAGGCGTCAGCCGAGTCGAGGAATCGGTAAATCAGTGCAAAATGCAAAATCTGTCAAGCTGTTGACAGATTCAAATGCTGCTTATAATTACTGTGAGCCGATGAGTTTCTACTCTACTCTACTCTACTCTACTCTACTCCTTATTACTCCAATATCTTAACCCCTCGGGTGAGGTGCGGGCAGGCAGGCGGTGCTGCTGGCGGCAGTCTGCTGCCAGCGGTTGGAAGTCAGCAGGCAACCTGATAGATTTAAATCATTAAAAGCGGAAAGGAGGTTGAGGATGAAAAAGGCAAGTTTGTTCAGGTTGCTGATTTTAAGCACCGCAGTGCTCGCGGGGGCGATGTTAGCACAGGAGTGGGAAAGGCTGGAAGATGTGCCGGTTCCGGTTCAGCGCTGGGCATGTCTGACATATTCCTACAGCGAGTATGGTTCAAGGTCCTATGACACGGTCTGGGGTGTCTTTCCGGCACCTGCCTACGGCAAAACCTGGTTCCTTTATTACGACTGTGTTGACGGCCACTGGCATTATCCCGCTGATTCGGTGATCAACCGGGATATGAAACAGACCGCTTTGACCTTTCAATGGCTGGAAGAGGGAGTTGTTTATCTTGTGGGGCAGACATTGGACGGAGACAACCTCTTCTGGTATCCGTTGAATGAAGGGCGCTGGCATTCAGAGCCGATAACTGCCTTTGCTCTTGGTCCCCGTCCCGGGCTGGCATATAAAGCAAATCCCGGCTACAACCAGCAGCTTGAGCCGATACCGGGCTGGCTTTACTGTCTTGCCGGTGGTGGTCAGCAGTTCTGGCGCTACTGGCTGCCGAGCAGTTATCCGCCGGTGACGGTGGATGGCATCTACCCGGCTCAGGGTGCCCTGATTGCAGATCAGACACCGGTGTTCATCTGGCAGGAGGAAGGGGCAGCGATTGAATACCGGCTGGTGGTGGCGACCGATCCACAGTTTAGTAACACGGTGATCAATGTCATCACCACGGTGCCGCAGTATTAGGTGGAGACCAGACTGGCAAATGGCGACTATTACTGGCAGACCGCATCCCGGAGTGCAGGCAGTGGCTGGAAGACCGGACCGGTGCACAGCTTCCGGCTTCAGGGTGGCTGGGAGCGG is a window from the candidate division WOR-3 bacterium genome containing:
- a CDS encoding kelch repeat-containing protein; translated protein: MKHKVAILALVSVLALALAAGPEVTTSDVSQGEPQKVKLYYGTYGSNDYVWGTVKTQLPTDAWLYHSEMPGRMMDNTCATDGNYVYVLAGYGTSNALYRHQVGSTTWQTLAPCPMDICNGGAAIIGDTLYYCSGYSYTVGATVDTMFKYCISTNTWTSGPGPFTGTTYNWQPLVLACGGKLYYISGCNQPGATSPTREVYCYTPGSGWSRVADMNQGRVFAMGCVYHDTIWVTGGNVDNVAITHSEFYDPVSNTWTVNNSIFPQLPIATWAAASGVVGQTMFVASGVREMVALMDTCQYFDFGTRTWTVTPDVLLPVYRGTGVGNADGKAVVYGGSIGGFTPTDTCQYEVLATGNANDVGVIQIVAPGSVIVPGNVTPRAKIKNFGTNAQSNIPVYCWIDSAGTRVYEQSATYAGPLAPGATADVDFSPQWRAVGGTYNVTMFTDLPGDESRANDTLRGTTQVMQYSIDWYQSDTIQPDRVSRTACVNDAQGRLHVICGNCFVHTSHPSDMIYDTVTHTWSTGLTHPAGGGVGVHNHDAVRINDVIWVGGGSSGSGFYNNLTKLDLGANTWTSATAMPQSNLLYYAFGEYADSGWVYCFGGSPDGTGGPINNCYRYDPNTNAWTAMANMPEARRNPMVARVGDTIYVIGGMSTNDYTSTRGTVWKYSVLGNTWTVATDSMPDRLGWGRAVTYSYSGGTFIYVFGGYRAGTIVNTCWRYDVNSHTWTQDRALLTATRSHGGSISGNFIWVAGGYNTSPGILPNVQKGVIALTGVEEGKPTVNWEGIESVRPTLVRDFCRISYSLPARSNVNLSVYDATGSLVRTLVDGTVAAGNQTVTWDRRDAAGRRVAAGTYFYRLTINGNSVSAKALLLQ
- a CDS encoding S8 family serine peptidase, which produces MHLFLLLFLPATVELVRIPVKSAPPEISPSRVWVFFTDKGIFNQSQYQQALADLYRTASLSQLQRRAREPVAGFDFDDLPVRQDYIREIEALGARLRTVSRWLNAASFEMPPELVSRIYQLPYVYDIRPVARKTETAFDLTVPLTQPESHRNYRSLDTADAHRFYGAAWDQAQMLGVPKLFYQGWFGTGVKLALFDTGLKLKNQAVRRLRIWRQYDFLSGDNFYIRHAGAEAEVIPRLRYLGLVKDPALGDNGSLTLLAFVADSFNYTYGLPARAVFFTFSADRGENWSQPQPVAVSRPYYYTYENLQLDCRDSVFYLAFNEVDLHPGAAPTCYLGYFINDRWQNRQTLGTGRHPSLAIYADTLYAAWLKSDSVISLRKALITTPAPNWLLYTEITHDQPLTEPQLSAGPEGRINLLVREKNTGRVRQFYSTDGGVSFNPDGELIAGSAGHIRLFTIKNHDSLRLLVYQDQSNPVRTKLNLLRSTDFGATWSSPLTIDSASSFGDYTLSHTSNGLTLVYESGGMLYQRTTPDLGMSWRDTEPVDTLGFCYSPVAAPDNSSILWFRRGDEIAVWEDSDTLKFSYDQPNHGTRMASLIAGYQPYSMMGIAPGVDLIVAKTEYYKTSGNRGYEYNMEEDTYIQALEWAEKCGADIVSTSLGYRGWYRDEHFDGRTAPISIACELAARRGLVIVTAMGNRDTTEYPWPRPYITAPGDAEGVITCGGVEKNLTPWRGTGTGPTADGRIKPDLVALADTVAVAAPDSENFLEGSVGTSCATALIAGCCALLKEAHPEWNAESIRVALYTTASRAVKSCTFGYGVPRVDSAFSRFPPSPRTQPSPQDRIALIYPNPFVTGENLKVYFALNLSRVTPDARITIYTTSGVRVKTVQLNTARMPTPGRYFASEELEGINACWDGLNESGKPAGSGIYLAVLETTFGRSIARFALVR
- a CDS encoding L-threonine 3-dehydrogenase is translated as MRKILVTGAVGQIGSELTLALRQRYGAENVIATGRKTQPSRELLESGPFYFIDVAKRETIEEVVRKHNIDTIFHLAAILSAAGEKNPQLAWDVNINGLYNVLEVAREHNMARVIVPSSIAVFGPETPRQNTPNETILKPRTMYGITKVAGELLGDYYFRRFGLDVRGLRYPGIISNVTLPGGGTTDYAVEIFYAAIKFRRYKCFLREDTRLPMMYMPDCIKSTIMLAEAPLEKLKHHCDFNVTAMSFSAGELAAEIRKHIPDFEVTYEPDFRQQIADSWPESIDDSAAREEWGWKPDYDLPAMVKDMLEVLGRRHKEGKLGWPPEGA
- the folE2 gene encoding GTP cyclohydrolase FolE2 — encoded protein: MEDIRKQRPEGSIPIDKVGVKNLRYPIVLLDRAHKRQHTIATISMFVDLPKEQRGTFMGRFVEILNRYHREIDVHRLGTILREMRERLGANSAHLEMEFPYFVEKCAPVSGVRSQMDYRCWISASLSDRFMLRLGVAVPVTTLCPCSREMSGRGGHNQRAEIRAVVEFKGFVWIEDLIDLLEECGSSEVYSLLEREDEKHLTAQALDNPAFVEDVVRKVAQRLDAHPQITGYEVEVESFESIHHHEAYAYINRFRSG
- a CDS encoding gamma-glutamyl-gamma-aminobutyrate hydrolase family protein (Members of this family of hydrolases with an active site Cys residue belong to MEROPS family C26.); translated protein: MKTLLVDCYLKDAESRLVYYRQMIQPWSEISEIKLAELKPGLDFTQYDAVVLTGSQWMLSERDVPEPVKAVLRQLLLPVLGICFGHQLLARSFGAEVKSGPEFIDRMERIRFQPWRLFAGLAPEAEMRESHREYVTPESLERMGWEIGAVSSSCPVEAIRHPRLPLYGVQFHPERSEINGEILFRNFYEIVKSVRTGQG